From the Thermococcus sp. MV5 genome, the window TTAAGGACTGAGATTCTGCCAACTACATTTTCAATTACTGTCATCAGATCACCTAACTAGGCCTTATAACGGTTATTGGGATTATTCCTTTTTCAAACTCTACTATTGCAGCATCCAACGGGCTTGCTCCTTCTGGAATATTAATTAACACCGGTGCGCCCATAGCTATCTGCAACGCCCTTGCACCTATAATCCTCGCCTTTTCAAATCTTGTATATCTAAACATCACATATCACCCATGCAAATTTTGGTGGGGCCGCCGGGATTTGAACCCGGGTCTCCGGCACCCCAAGCCGGGAGGATAGACCAAGCTACCCCACGGCCCCTCCAAAGAAATGTGGTTGTTTTAGTACACCCTATAATGCATGATCTCATCTATGAGTTCAACATGACTTAGGAGCATTCTTCTACAGCAATATCTTTCAAGTCCAAGATCATCAAGGACTTTCTCTGGATCTTCCCCCTTTTCAACACGCTCTTTGAATATGTAATACTTATCTCCAATCACTTTTCCACAGGTGAAACATCTCACGGGAACTATCAAATGAACCACCTTTTTAGTTTTTAGATTTAAGGAAATTTTAAAGGAAATCAACGATAACTCTTTTGCCTTTTTGCTCTTGGACCTTTTGTAGAGCGGTTTGGTTTGTGCGGCTCTGTTCTTCTTGAGTCACCAACAAGCATAGTTCTATCATACTTCATAAACTTTTCTTTGAGATTCATGTCGCCAGTCCACTCTACTAATGCCCTTGCTATTGCAATTCTGGCTGCTTCAGCTTGTCCCATAAAACCTCCGCCTTCAACCTTAACATCAATATCTACTTTACTCAGTATTTCTTCTCCAGCAAGAACTAATGGCTCCATTATTGTGAATCTGGCTATTTCTGGTTCAAGTATCTCAACAGGCTTGTAGTTAACTCTCACTCTACCCTTCCCTTCCCTTATGGTAGCTCTCGCAACTGCACTTTTTCTTTTTCCTGCGGTTTGAATTATCCTCATTATCATCACCTCAGAATTTTCCACCAAGGAACTTAGCAACCTCTCCAACGGTCACATATTTGGGAGTTTTAATTCTTGACATGTGTGCTTCAATTATTGTTTCAAACTCCTCACTTTCAAACTCTTTTGGAACTCCTGCATATACTTTAAGCCTCTTAAATGCTTTTCGCCCTCTTTCTGTCTTCCATGGGAGCATTCCTCTGATGGTTCTCCTAACTAGTTCGTCACTTCTTTTTGGATAGAATGGTCCTTTTCTCGGATTTGTTCTTGTCCTGAGTTCTGTCCTTTGCTTATACTTTTCAAAGATAAACTCCCTGTTCCCAGTTATTATTGCCTTCTCTGCATTGACAATAATGATCTCCTCTCCTTCAAGGAGCATTTTTGCAACTTTTGATGCAAGTCTCCCAAGGATCAACCCTTCAGCATTAATAATTCTCATGGCTCATCACTCCATTATGATTATTCCACTACCTTTTGGATTTCTCTCGATGAGATCTTCAATTGCTATCGCCTCTCCACCAGCTTGGAGAATCTTTTCTTTTGCTTTTTCACTGAACTTCCATGCTGCAACAATGACCTTGTGATCTAATGTTCCAGCTCCAAGAACACTTCCAGGTACTATTACAATGTCTCCTTCCTTTGTACACCTATTTATTCTGCTAAGGTTTACTTCAGCTCTCTGTCTTCTTGGCCTCTCTAAGCGCCAAGCTACATCCTTCCATATCTTAACATCCTCTTCATTTGACTTCTTTCTTAGATAGCGAATGAGTCTTCTCAAATTAATATCAGTTGGACCAGTCCTCTTCATGAGCATTCCTCCTTTTCTACTTCTCGCACCAAGGGACGGGGTGATCATCATGGTGCGGGGGCGGGGATTTGAACCCCGGAACCCCTACGGGACGGGACCCTAAATCCCGCGCCTTTGACCAGGCTCGGCAACCCCCGCGCTATTCGGCTAATTTATGAAGCTCGTTTATAAATTTATCGCTCTTTCTCATTAGAATTTTAAGTGCTAAGCTCACAATTTCCTCAACAGGGAGTTCTCCATTACTTTCCACTGTAAAGACAAATGTATTGGGGATTACCTCTTCTTTTATTTTGTTCCCAATGTACTGCTCGAATTCCCTTGGAATGCAAAAGCTTGTTATCGTAGTTAGTATCAACTCATTCTCAGTCTCTTCAATGGGGAGCTTTTTCCTTTTTGCAATTTCTTTAATCTTTTCCCAATTTGAGATTTCTTTACTCACATGAACTTTTGTTAAGTATTTGTAGTAAGCAAATCCCGGTTGCCATTTGACATGATCTTTCCCTTTTCCCAATTTTGCATATGCATTAAAGACTAAGCGTTGCCCCTCTGCAAGTTTTACTATAGGAATATTTGGAGTCACTGGTCTTACATCAGGGTCATCACTCTTCAGATCACCCGAGTACACTATAGCCGGACCTTCAGCTTCTAAACTTAGAGTAACAGTGTAATCCTCCAACTCCATGCTGTCTAGTTCAAATCTATCAAAGGGAGTTGTTAGAGGGATCAATGCTAGTCTATGAGCTATTATCTCATCAAAAAGGGCTGAATCATTTTCATAGAACTCCACTTCATCGATCGCAAAAGTTGGAACTTCTCCCAAGATAGTTCTCCTAAGTGCATTTGCAAACGCAACGTCTACTCCTCCTAAAATAAAACGGATTGCATCATCTCTTTTTTCAAGAATCTTTATTTGCATTTTTCTCACCAAAAAAGAGGTTTTAAGGAAAAAATCAAACCCTTCTTCCCCTTCTACCGCCTTTTGGCCTTGTACCATCGTGCGGTATGGGCGTAGCATCCTCTACTCTCCCTATTCTAAGACCTGCTCTTGCAAGTGCTCTAATTGCTGCCTGAGCACCAGGACCTGGGTTTTTGCTTCTGCTCCCCCCAGGAGCTCTAACTTTTATATGAACTCCAGTAATGCCCTTTTCAATAGCCTCTTCTGCTGCCCTCCTAGCAGCAATCATTGCTGCATAGGGTGATGATTCATCTCTGTCTGCCTTAACTACCATCCCACCGCTCCATTTTGAAATAGTCTCAGCTCCAGTTAGATCTGTTATATGAATAATCGTGTTATTGTAAGAGGCATAGATGTGGGCCACGCCCCATTTTTCTTTTTTCTTTATATTAACAACTTGTTGTTCCTCACTCATTGTGCCTCACCCTTCTGAGCCTCTTCAATCATCATTCTTTCAGGATGTTGAGAATTTGCAAATGGTGATGCTCTTGAATATGTTATCCCGCTTTCTTCCTCTTTGAGTACTAAGTAACTTGGTGATCTGATTACTTGGCCATTTACCTCAATATGGCCGTGA encodes:
- a CDS encoding DNA-directed RNA polymerase subunit K, producing the protein MFRYTRFEKARIIGARALQIAMGAPVLINIPEGASPLDAAIVEFEKGIIPITVIRPS
- a CDS encoding DNA-directed RNA polymerase subunit N — protein: MIVPVRCFTCGKVIGDKYYIFKERVEKGEDPEKVLDDLGLERYCCRRMLLSHVELIDEIMHYRVY
- a CDS encoding 30S ribosomal protein S9, translated to MRIIQTAGKRKSAVARATIREGKGRVRVNYKPVEILEPEIARFTIMEPLVLAGEEILSKVDIDVKVEGGGFMGQAEAARIAIARALVEWTGDMNLKEKFMKYDRTMLVGDSRRTEPHKPNRSTKGPRAKRQKSYR
- the rplM gene encoding 50S ribosomal protein L13, whose translation is MRIINAEGLILGRLASKVAKMLLEGEEIIIVNAEKAIITGNREFIFEKYKQRTELRTRTNPRKGPFYPKRSDELVRRTIRGMLPWKTERGRKAFKRLKVYAGVPKEFESEEFETIIEAHMSRIKTPKYVTVGEVAKFLGGKF
- a CDS encoding 50S ribosomal protein L18e, with the translated sequence MKRTGPTDINLRRLIRYLRKKSNEEDVKIWKDVAWRLERPRRQRAEVNLSRINRCTKEGDIVIVPGSVLGAGTLDHKVIVAAWKFSEKAKEKILQAGGEAIAIEDLIERNPKGSGIIIME
- a CDS encoding DNA-directed RNA polymerase subunit D translates to MRKMQIKILEKRDDAIRFILGGVDVAFANALRRTILGEVPTFAIDEVEFYENDSALFDEIIAHRLALIPLTTPFDRFELDSMELEDYTVTLSLEAEGPAIVYSGDLKSDDPDVRPVTPNIPIVKLAEGQRLVFNAYAKLGKGKDHVKWQPGFAYYKYLTKVHVSKEISNWEKIKEIAKRKKLPIEETENELILTTITSFCIPREFEQYIGNKIKEEVIPNTFVFTVESNGELPVEEIVSLALKILMRKSDKFINELHKLAE
- a CDS encoding 30S ribosomal protein S11 codes for the protein MSEEQQVVNIKKKEKWGVAHIYASYNNTIIHITDLTGAETISKWSGGMVVKADRDESSPYAAMIAARRAAEEAIEKGITGVHIKVRAPGGSRSKNPGPGAQAAIRALARAGLRIGRVEDATPIPHDGTRPKGGRRGRRV